The following coding sequences lie in one Gemmatimonadaceae bacterium genomic window:
- a CDS encoding CoA-transferase subunit beta yields the protein MSTLPYTPDEMMTVAAARRLRNGAVCFVGIGLPSAACNLARLTHAPDLVLIYESGTVGTRPTVLPLSIGDGELAETARSVIPLPEIFTHYLQRGRVDVGFLGAAQIDRFGNLNSTVIGAYGTPTVRLPGAGGAPEIAMHAREVLVVMKQAKKAFVEQLDFRTSAGRPRALITDLGVFEPDSETRELTLCALFEGVTVEAVRAACGWPVRAVSSLTTVAPPTDSELEVLRALHIRTREAHSQRIRIVLPR from the coding sequence ATGAGCACGCTCCCGTATACGCCCGACGAAATGATGACCGTTGCGGCGGCGCGTCGGCTGCGAAACGGTGCCGTGTGCTTTGTGGGCATCGGGTTGCCGAGTGCGGCGTGCAATCTGGCGAGGCTCACTCATGCGCCGGATCTGGTACTGATCTACGAATCGGGCACTGTGGGCACGCGTCCTACGGTATTGCCGTTGTCGATTGGTGACGGGGAACTGGCCGAAACGGCCCGCAGCGTGATTCCGTTGCCTGAGATCTTCACGCACTATCTGCAACGCGGTCGCGTGGACGTCGGGTTTCTGGGTGCCGCGCAGATCGACCGCTTCGGCAACCTGAACAGCACGGTGATTGGTGCGTACGGTACGCCCACGGTGCGACTGCCGGGGGCGGGCGGTGCGCCGGAAATCGCCATGCATGCGCGCGAAGTATTGGTGGTGATGAAGCAAGCGAAGAAGGCGTTCGTCGAGCAACTTGATTTTCGTACCAGCGCGGGTCGCCCGCGCGCGTTGATCACCGATCTCGGCGTGTTTGAGCCTGACAGCGAGACGCGCGAACTGACGCTGTGCGCCTTGTTTGAAGGCGTGACGGTCGAAGCGGTACGCGCCGCGTGCGGATGGCCGGTTCGGGCGGTCTCTTCACTGACGACGGTCGCGCCACCAACGGACTCCGAGCTCGAGGTTCTCCGCGCCCTGCACATTCGCACACGCGAAGCCCATTCGCAGCGTATACGTATCGTCCTACCGCGCTAA
- a CDS encoding amino acid permease yields the protein MTIPLSPPTLQRGLGLLEATSLIVGGTIGVSIFLVPAGVAREVGAPGLALFTWVFTGLMALCGALAFAELASAMPETGGTYVFLKRAYPATPIAFLFAWMMLFAQGTGNIAVVASMASLYAGHFFGGAIPANSFAQRLAAVAIITVLTTVNVMGLRTSGRVQNVLTMVKVLMMAAIVAACLLSPAGDATRFVPFLPEGRGVSEIGGSVADAMILSIFAYSGFYFVTHVAGEVRDPGKTLSRAIMIAMAVVLATYFLLNLAFIYVLPFDELRTSPRVAADAMARAVGPRAADATALVVLLSALGTLNAQLLNYPRITYALASDGFFFRAIARVHEGRHVPTGAIVLVGVWASMLALAGSYTQILGWAAFVNQAFMALTVIGLFLLRRSAPDLPRPYRVFGYPFTPALYLAILLWYLTTLLTTRGPQVLIGVGIVATGIPFYLYWRRGAASASSARNSSIQKL from the coding sequence ATGACGATCCCGCTTTCGCCACCCACGCTGCAACGAGGCCTCGGGCTGCTGGAAGCCACGTCGCTCATCGTCGGTGGCACCATTGGTGTCAGCATCTTCCTTGTGCCGGCCGGCGTCGCCCGCGAAGTGGGCGCCCCGGGCCTGGCGTTGTTCACCTGGGTCTTCACGGGGCTGATGGCGCTCTGTGGTGCGCTGGCCTTCGCTGAGCTCGCCTCGGCCATGCCGGAGACCGGAGGGACCTACGTCTTCCTCAAGCGCGCCTATCCTGCCACCCCCATCGCGTTCTTGTTCGCCTGGATGATGCTGTTCGCGCAAGGCACCGGCAACATCGCCGTGGTCGCCTCAATGGCATCGTTGTATGCCGGGCACTTTTTCGGCGGGGCGATTCCGGCGAACTCGTTCGCCCAGCGATTGGCGGCAGTGGCGATCATCACCGTGCTGACGACCGTGAACGTGATGGGACTGCGCACCAGCGGACGCGTTCAGAATGTGCTCACGATGGTCAAGGTGTTGATGATGGCGGCAATCGTCGCCGCGTGCCTGCTGTCGCCAGCGGGCGATGCGACTCGCTTTGTCCCCTTTCTTCCCGAAGGGCGCGGCGTGTCGGAAATCGGCGGTTCCGTTGCGGACGCCATGATCCTGTCGATATTCGCCTATTCGGGTTTCTATTTCGTGACGCACGTGGCGGGCGAAGTACGCGATCCCGGCAAAACCTTGTCGCGGGCCATCATGATCGCCATGGCCGTGGTGTTGGCCACCTACTTCCTGCTGAATCTCGCGTTCATCTACGTGCTGCCATTTGACGAATTGCGCACGTCACCGCGTGTAGCGGCTGACGCGATGGCTCGGGCCGTCGGGCCGCGCGCGGCCGACGCCACGGCACTGGTGGTGTTGTTATCGGCCCTGGGCACCTTGAACGCGCAACTGCTCAACTACCCGCGCATCACGTACGCGCTGGCCAGTGACGGCTTCTTCTTCCGCGCCATCGCCCGCGTGCACGAAGGACGCCATGTCCCCACCGGCGCCATCGTGCTGGTGGGGGTGTGGGCGTCTATGCTCGCGCTGGCAGGCTCGTATACACAGATCCTGGGCTGGGCGGCATTCGTCAATCAGGCGTTCATGGCCCTCACGGTGATCGGCCTGTTCTTGTTACGTCGATCGGCGCCCGACTTGCCGCGTCCCTACAGAGTATTCGGCTATCCGTTTACGCCGGCATTGTATCTGGCAATTCTGCTGTGGTACCTGACCACCTTGCTCACCACGCGCGGCCCGCAGGTGCTGATCGGCGTCGGCATCGTGGCAACGGGTATTCCGTTCTATCTGTACTGGCGTCGCGGGGCCGCGTCGGCCAGTTCCGCTCGAAATTCCTCCATTCAAAAGCTTTGA
- a CDS encoding CoA transferase subunit A: MAFMTLREAMALHVHDGMTVAMEGFTHLIPFAAGHELIRQRRRGLTLVRMTPDLIYDQLIGMGCATSLVFSWGGNPGVGSLHRLRDAIEKQWPHALTIDEHSHAGMAVRYSAGASGLPFGMLRGYTGTDLPAANPAHIATVLCPFTGDALTALPAITPDVTVLHAQQADRAGNVLLRGIVGASREAALAARTLVITVEQVVDELDAAMNAFVIPAWQIAAIAEVPGGAYPSYAHGHYARDNAFYLAWDEIARTRDGFLLWMERHVLGTADHAAFLRSVGAAE, translated from the coding sequence ATGGCCTTCATGACGTTGCGCGAGGCGATGGCTCTCCATGTGCACGACGGCATGACCGTGGCCATGGAGGGCTTTACGCATCTCATTCCATTCGCCGCAGGGCATGAACTCATCCGGCAGCGCCGTCGTGGGCTGACGCTGGTGCGCATGACTCCCGATCTCATCTACGATCAGCTCATCGGGATGGGCTGCGCCACGTCGTTGGTGTTTTCGTGGGGCGGCAATCCCGGCGTCGGCTCACTGCACCGGTTGCGCGACGCCATCGAGAAGCAATGGCCGCACGCGCTCACCATCGACGAGCACAGTCACGCCGGCATGGCCGTACGCTATTCGGCGGGCGCCAGCGGACTGCCATTTGGGATGCTGAGAGGCTACACCGGAACGGACCTGCCGGCGGCGAATCCTGCGCACATCGCGACCGTGTTGTGCCCGTTCACCGGTGACGCCCTCACGGCGCTGCCGGCCATCACGCCTGATGTCACCGTACTGCACGCCCAACAGGCCGATCGCGCAGGAAACGTGCTGCTGCGCGGCATTGTTGGAGCAAGCCGCGAGGCGGCCCTGGCCGCGAGAACGCTGGTGATCACGGTGGAACAGGTGGTGGACGAACTGGATGCGGCCATGAACGCATTCGTGATTCCGGCCTGGCAGATCGCCGCCATCGCCGAAGTGCCGGGGGGCGCATATCCGTCGTACGCGCACGGCCATTATGCGCGCGACAATGCGTTCTATCTGGCGTGGGACGAGATCGCGCGCACGCGGGACGGATTCCTCTTGTGGATGGAGCGCCACGTGCTGGGCACGGCCGACCACGCCGCATTTCTTCGCAGTGTGGGAGCGGCCGAATGA
- a CDS encoding aminotransferase class III-fold pyridoxal phosphate-dependent enzyme, which translates to MSSTRPERETVLHSWTVQSAWDAPTVVGGEGAYFHTSDGRSVLDFSSQSECCNLGHQHPHVVAAIKSQADRLCYIANAWGAEPRAALAELLLEKSGFEHGRVFFTLGGADANEHAVKFARQATRRPRGLVIARDRSYHGASYATMALSGDTRTHAQVDPALHHVIHALPPYAYRCPFDTTDADGCGRRAAAHIGELLDLHGAANVAAVLMESDAGTNGIVAPDSFWPALRATTQAHNTLLIADEVMSGFGRCGEWFAWQRHGEAGRPDLMTLAKGLTGAHVPLGAVVLSAAVAATLEQEMLYTGLTYCGHPLCCAAGVAAMEAYTNEGLIERSRRLGAGMLTALRAMQSRHTVIGDVRGGHGLFAVVELVADRETREPLAPWPSVPAALAALVRDGLASGVSFAVRGNLLLLAPPLVIKEHDLADALAMLDQLLTVHFPPRS; encoded by the coding sequence ATGTCATCGACTCGCCCTGAACGCGAGACGGTCCTGCACAGTTGGACCGTCCAATCCGCCTGGGACGCCCCCACGGTGGTGGGTGGCGAGGGGGCGTATTTCCACACGAGCGATGGTCGTTCAGTGCTGGATTTCAGCAGCCAGTCGGAGTGTTGCAATCTGGGACACCAGCACCCGCACGTGGTGGCGGCCATCAAATCACAGGCCGATCGTCTCTGTTACATCGCCAATGCATGGGGCGCCGAACCCCGCGCCGCATTGGCCGAGCTGCTGTTGGAGAAGAGCGGCTTCGAGCATGGCAGAGTGTTCTTCACGCTGGGCGGTGCCGATGCGAACGAGCACGCGGTGAAGTTTGCGCGACAGGCCACGCGGCGCCCGCGCGGTCTCGTGATCGCCCGTGACCGTTCGTATCACGGGGCAAGCTATGCCACCATGGCCCTATCGGGCGACACGCGCACGCATGCGCAGGTGGACCCGGCGCTGCACCATGTCATCCACGCCTTGCCACCGTACGCCTATCGCTGTCCGTTTGATACCACGGATGCCGACGGGTGCGGTCGTCGCGCTGCGGCGCATATTGGTGAACTGCTGGACCTCCATGGCGCCGCGAATGTGGCTGCCGTGCTCATGGAATCGGACGCCGGCACCAACGGTATTGTGGCGCCCGATTCGTTTTGGCCCGCGCTGCGCGCCACCACCCAGGCCCACAACACGCTGCTGATTGCGGATGAAGTGATGAGCGGATTCGGCCGCTGCGGCGAGTGGTTTGCCTGGCAGCGACACGGCGAGGCGGGTCGCCCGGATCTCATGACACTGGCCAAGGGGCTCACCGGAGCGCATGTGCCGCTGGGCGCAGTGGTGCTGTCGGCGGCTGTCGCCGCCACGCTTGAGCAGGAGATGTTGTACACGGGGCTTACGTACTGTGGCCACCCGCTGTGCTGTGCGGCTGGCGTCGCCGCGATGGAGGCCTATACGAACGAAGGGCTGATTGAACGGTCTCGTCGACTCGGCGCCGGTATGCTGACGGCGTTACGGGCGATGCAGTCGCGACACACGGTGATTGGCGATGTGCGCGGCGGGCACGGGCTGTTCGCGGTCGTCGAGCTGGTGGCCGATCGCGAGACGCGCGAACCACTCGCCCCATGGCCATCGGTACCGGCCGCACTGGCCGCGTTGGTTCGTGATGGCCTGGCCAGTGGTGTGTCGTTTGCGGTGCGTGGAAATCTGCTGCTGCTCGCCCCGCCGCTGGTGATCAAGGAACACGATCTCGCCGACGCGCTGGCCATGCTCGATCAGTTGCTCACCGTGCATTTCCCACCACGTTCCTGA
- a CDS encoding CocE/NonD family hydrolase, translating into MKAHSLLVFLLLANSESARAQSVSPPVTVLVEKNLAATMRDGVVLRADVYRPDTPGRHSALLQRTPYSKNPTQENPAYRRLAEAGFVVVVQDTRGRYMSDGVAVPHDEGADGYDTVEWVAALPYVNGRVGMFGGSYSATTQLLAAPLRPPHLAALFPSASYASRYDMVFQGGAFYLADGLGWNLGQAVDARRRALQPTVSRDGEIGLTSDQRREFQDDWIWRLPMNAMSVLDVRRYSPGYFDMLAHPSFDAFWSTFDVAARHSKFEVPAYHLTGWYDALLNGTLHNFSGLRANAATPRARRNQRLIVGPWTHARPNAGTNAIGDVSFGPDAGFDSQGLMIRWFRHWLNDSSGVDFPGAPVRLFVMGENRWRDEQEWPLARARETSFHLASGGTANALDGNGRLSGGRPLASAKADSFTYNPAAPVPSGSSGAYSRAPLDQRATEQRRDVLVYTSEVMEAPLEVTGPVRLVLWASSSRRDTDFTAKLVDVFPDGTARALTDGIIRARYRASRTTPTLLTPGRAEEFVVEAGATSNVFLPGHRIRLEVSSSNFPRFDRNPNTGGTFAADTTLLPAQQTVLHDAAHPSRLVLPVVPRAVDRAPLGYTRTSGTTERALEQRFRAAVSADSISALHRPLSQRPHPAGSPGGVEVAAYLVKTLTSFGLEVETRDYMAWLSQPRSEQLTMTAPTRRELSLREPPIAEDPTSNHPELREAYIAYSASGAAAGQVVYVNYGLPADYAALAQLGVSARGHIVLARYGKSHRAVKVHEAQQAGATALILYSDPADDGVTRGPAFPDGYWRGEQMPQRGNAKLSWFFHGDPLTPGTAAVANALRLEPATAPTLPKIPVVVIGWGEARHLLAALGGTPAPAAFRGGVPVEYRVGPGPATVSLNVTHDDGLRPIRNVVATVRGSRQPNRVVMLGTHHDAWTFGGVDPGTGTASLLEVARVLGTLAKSGWRPARSISLAFWDAEEFGLIGSTEYAEELRRRLKEQLIMYVNTDMYMKGRLDPGGVPSLRDFVIDVAGDVPANGNSVLASWRQSAWERTAPELRTGSVADFIPELKNLGSGADFVPFQDHLGIPSLSMEFIGANGYGFGTYHSNYDSRAYVERIADPGFAQGVTMVSMLGTLALRMANADVVPFRFTPYAQSLVNALGSTTLGPRARIALTEATLLDDAITKALMRGTLTAARAGPVNDRLARLEQQLTDDAGSADTKWYRHVFYGWNIYSLYDGQPFPGLAEAERLRDDARVAHERARIAGALERMIVELRAARGLAQAR; encoded by the coding sequence GTGAAAGCGCATTCGCTTCTGGTCTTCCTGCTGCTGGCGAACTCGGAAAGCGCGCGCGCGCAGTCGGTATCGCCGCCCGTGACGGTTCTGGTGGAGAAGAACCTCGCGGCCACCATGCGCGATGGTGTGGTCCTTCGCGCCGATGTCTACCGCCCGGATACGCCCGGACGGCACTCGGCCTTGCTCCAGCGCACACCGTACTCCAAGAATCCGACACAGGAGAATCCCGCCTACCGCCGTCTGGCAGAAGCGGGCTTCGTGGTGGTCGTGCAGGACACGCGCGGCCGGTACATGTCCGATGGCGTAGCCGTTCCGCACGACGAAGGCGCGGACGGGTACGACACGGTTGAGTGGGTGGCCGCACTACCCTACGTGAACGGGCGTGTTGGCATGTTCGGTGGCAGCTATAGTGCCACCACACAATTGCTGGCGGCACCGCTGCGTCCACCGCATCTGGCGGCACTGTTTCCCTCGGCGTCGTATGCCAGCCGGTATGACATGGTGTTCCAGGGCGGGGCATTCTATCTGGCCGATGGGCTGGGATGGAATCTCGGGCAGGCGGTGGACGCGCGTCGGCGCGCACTGCAGCCCACGGTGAGTCGCGACGGTGAGATTGGACTTACGTCGGATCAGCGCCGTGAATTCCAGGATGACTGGATCTGGCGCTTGCCGATGAACGCCATGTCGGTGCTCGATGTGCGACGCTATTCGCCGGGCTATTTCGACATGCTCGCCCATCCATCGTTCGATGCCTTCTGGTCCACCTTCGATGTGGCCGCGCGGCACTCGAAGTTCGAGGTGCCGGCGTACCACCTCACCGGGTGGTATGACGCGTTGCTCAATGGCACATTGCACAACTTCAGCGGCCTGCGGGCCAATGCGGCCACTCCGCGCGCGCGCCGGAATCAACGCCTCATCGTCGGACCGTGGACGCACGCCCGTCCCAACGCGGGCACGAATGCGATTGGCGACGTGTCGTTCGGGCCCGATGCGGGATTTGATTCGCAAGGGCTGATGATTCGTTGGTTCCGGCATTGGCTGAATGACAGCAGTGGCGTGGATTTCCCTGGGGCGCCGGTACGCCTCTTCGTGATGGGCGAGAATCGGTGGCGCGATGAGCAGGAGTGGCCGTTGGCGCGCGCGCGAGAGACGTCGTTTCATCTGGCCAGTGGCGGCACGGCCAATGCGCTGGACGGCAACGGGCGCCTGTCGGGTGGCCGTCCACTCGCCAGCGCGAAGGCCGATTCGTTCACCTACAACCCCGCCGCGCCGGTGCCCAGCGGCAGTTCAGGCGCCTACTCGCGCGCACCGCTCGACCAGCGCGCCACGGAGCAACGACGCGATGTGCTGGTTTACACTAGCGAGGTCATGGAGGCACCTCTCGAGGTGACTGGACCCGTCCGCCTGGTGCTCTGGGCATCGTCGTCGCGGCGTGACACCGATTTCACGGCAAAGCTTGTTGATGTCTTCCCGGACGGAACGGCTCGCGCCCTCACCGATGGCATCATTCGTGCGCGCTACCGCGCGAGTCGTACGACGCCGACGTTGCTCACGCCGGGGCGCGCCGAGGAGTTTGTGGTCGAAGCCGGTGCGACCAGCAACGTGTTCCTGCCGGGACATCGCATCCGGCTTGAAGTCTCCAGCAGCAATTTCCCGCGTTTCGATCGCAATCCGAATACGGGGGGTACGTTCGCCGCGGATACCACGCTACTGCCGGCGCAGCAGACCGTATTGCACGATGCGGCGCATCCCTCGCGACTTGTCCTCCCTGTAGTCCCGCGCGCCGTGGATCGGGCACCTCTCGGGTATACGCGCACGTCGGGTACGACCGAACGCGCGTTGGAGCAGCGATTTCGCGCCGCCGTATCCGCCGATTCGATTTCGGCACTGCACCGCCCACTCTCGCAACGACCGCATCCTGCCGGGTCGCCCGGCGGCGTCGAGGTGGCCGCGTATCTGGTGAAGACGTTGACGTCGTTCGGTCTGGAGGTGGAGACGCGCGACTACATGGCCTGGCTGTCGCAACCGCGATCGGAACAGTTGACGATGACGGCTCCGACCCGTCGCGAACTGTCGCTGCGCGAACCGCCGATTGCCGAAGATCCGACGTCGAATCATCCCGAACTGCGCGAAGCCTACATCGCGTATTCAGCCTCCGGTGCGGCGGCCGGCCAGGTGGTGTACGTGAACTACGGGCTCCCGGCCGACTACGCCGCGCTCGCGCAACTGGGTGTGTCGGCGCGCGGCCACATTGTGCTGGCGCGCTACGGCAAGAGTCATCGCGCCGTCAAGGTGCACGAAGCCCAACAGGCTGGTGCGACCGCGCTGATTCTCTACAGCGATCCGGCTGACGACGGCGTGACGCGAGGCCCGGCATTTCCCGACGGGTACTGGCGCGGCGAACAGATGCCGCAGCGTGGCAATGCGAAGCTCAGTTGGTTCTTCCACGGCGATCCGCTCACGCCAGGGACAGCCGCCGTCGCCAATGCACTGCGACTCGAACCGGCCACCGCACCAACGCTGCCAAAAATTCCGGTCGTGGTGATCGGCTGGGGCGAAGCGCGGCATCTTTTGGCGGCGCTTGGCGGAACACCGGCGCCCGCGGCATTTCGCGGTGGCGTACCCGTCGAGTACCGGGTCGGCCCCGGCCCAGCAACGGTATCACTCAACGTCACGCACGACGACGGCCTGCGCCCCATTCGCAATGTAGTGGCGACCGTCCGAGGCTCCCGTCAGCCGAACCGTGTGGTGATGCTGGGTACGCACCATGACGCGTGGACTTTTGGCGGCGTCGATCCCGGAACGGGCACCGCCTCGCTGCTCGAGGTGGCACGCGTGCTGGGCACCTTGGCGAAGTCCGGATGGCGTCCAGCGCGCAGTATCTCGTTGGCGTTCTGGGATGCCGAGGAGTTCGGCCTCATTGGGTCCACCGAGTATGCGGAGGAGTTGCGCCGGCGGTTGAAGGAACAGCTCATCATGTATGTCAACACCGACATGTACATGAAAGGTCGCCTGGATCCCGGAGGCGTTCCATCGCTACGGGACTTCGTGATCGATGTCGCCGGCGATGTGCCAGCGAATGGCAACAGCGTGCTCGCCTCCTGGCGCCAATCGGCATGGGAACGTACCGCGCCTGAGCTGCGCACAGGTTCGGTGGCCGATTTCATTCCGGAGCTGAAAAATCTCGGGAGCGGTGCCGACTTCGTACCCTTTCAAGACCATCTCGGCATTCCCTCACTCTCGATGGAGTTCATTGGCGCCAACGGCTATGGTTTCGGCACCTACCATTCCAACTATGACTCACGCGCCTACGTGGAACGCATTGCCGATCCGGGCTTTGCGCAGGGCGTGACCATGGTGAGCATGCTGGGCACGCTGGCGCTTCGCATGGCCAACGCCGATGTGGTGCCGTTTCGGTTCACCCCGTATGCGCAGTCGCTGGTGAACGCATTGGGATCAACCACGCTGGGGCCGCGTGCGCGCATCGCGCTGACGGAGGCCACCCTGCTTGACGACGCCATCACGAAGGCGTTGATGCGCGGAACGCTGACGGCCGCTCGCGCAGGGCCAGTGAATGATCGACTGGCCCGGCTCGAACAACAGCTCACGGATGATGCCGGGTCGGCCGACACCAAATGGTATCGTCATGTCTTCTACGGGTGGAACATCTACTCGCTGTATGACGGCCAACCGTTTCCCGGCCTGGCCGAGGCGGAGCGCCTGCGCGACGACGCGCGCGTTGCGCATGAAAGGGCGCGCATTGCTGGCGCGCTTGAGCGCATGATTGTTGAACTCCGTGCCGCGCGAGGGCTGGCGCAAGCGCGGTAG